The Branchiostoma floridae strain S238N-H82 chromosome 3, Bfl_VNyyK, whole genome shotgun sequence genomic sequence TCAATAAAGTATATATAGCAGCCGCCGGTTGCATGTAACATAATGTAACAGTGTCACCATATGCAGTATGTAATATATATTTCCATAAAATCCTGTCTAATCTCTTCGAGTGACTTAATAACTCCACAGGCTGATACACGATACCATCAAATGACAAATCACCGATGGGATTTTTTTACTGCCTTTATAAATGATTATTAAACGTTAAATATTTTCTGATCTCTTTGAAATTCCTTTTAAAGTTGTCAGTATTCAGAAAACTTGCAAACCTGGATAATTTGTCTGTATTAGTATTAATTTGCTGTCAGTTCATACTATTTCTTTGCAACAATCAATTATAAATCTAAAGGTTCAGTGACCctataaatgatattttttcagATGCTCAAAACATCAAAGCATCACAATGGCACTCTGGCGATGTCGATTGATAGGTAGGACACCTAATATGCTGTGGAAGTCCATTTCATGCATTTGAGATGAGTTTCATCAATTTGTGCCGATATCCTATTATGATAAAGGGAAGCTTATGCATTTAACCAATTTTCACAAATCTTTCTTCAAATGCCTCTGAACTGTTccttttaagaaggataacaCCCATTCAATCATATAATCTAGTCGATAAGACACATGGCAGGTATTCATATCTATTCAGGTTTCAAGACGATTCGAACTGATACCAAACGAGCAAGAAAATCGGATTCCGGGTTAAGCTTCATCTTTTGCAGGAAAAATCCCTGACCTTGTCCAGGATTCAGGTTTTACTTTTCTAATATAACTAAATTACACTTTGCATATATCAAATAGTTATGTGCTACGAATTGTATTATAGCCGAGGAAGCAGTGAATCTTTAGTAAATTGCATCCTAGGCGCCAAAAAATTTCCGTATCTATTATTGACTGCTGACTTTGGATGCCTTTGTCTGTATCAAATCCAACATTTATAGGTGACGTTGCCCTAATAGTAGCTTTGCAGAGTCCGTCTTTAAGTTTGAATTAACGTTCGACGTTGAAGCATCAAATGCTAAATAATTATCATCATCCACCAACTTTAATGTACGTGGAACGTGAAAATGGTTGACCTTTCGCTGGTATTTGAAACGTTTGCATTGTTCAGAATATTCTCACATACCCACCGGATGTAATATCTGCAAACCTGCAGGATAGTGTGTGATATGAAAGATAGATGAGTTGCGTTGCTCTTCCAAAATGCCCATGAATTTCCCAtttgttgtctaaatctacgtTTTATACATAACTGTagatatgttttcttttttttgacAATGATTAAACTTCAAGCAAATTGTTGAGGCGGAATCTTGATTCATAGGATAATGCCTGAAGCCGCACCGAAAAACAAAACTaattcattttcctttttaaGTAAGAAAATGTCGAGCGTTATGGTAGTACATTCTTTATCAAttttggtatatatatatatatatatatatataggaataTAAAAGCATGCATTCCAAGTTCAAAAAATTGTGTTGTAATAATCAAGTTTAATAAAGTCAAGAATGCAGTGAACAAGTTTTAAAAACGTATTTTATATTGCCAGTGTTTTAATGTGtctttatttcatatttgaaaGTATTATTGtaaaaaacaaatttcaaacGTAAAAGGGTTGATTTAGTTTCCAAAGAATATGATAAACACCCCACCTGTACATCAATGTAAAAAAACGGATCACGGGACTATTCTAGGTCATCACAGATGCCTTATATTCCTTGCAGGAGGCTGTAGTGCAGCCTCATTTGCCTTGCACCCTTCAAGGTAGGGAACAACGTCCATTACTAAGCGACGTCAAATTCTGTACCGTTCCTTATAACCTTTAGTACcgtatattgtattgtgtgttttcaatcattttactgtttatgtgtatatgtgaataacaacaaaaagaatTTTCACTCTTTCAGAATAGATAATGCTATAGTATATAAGCACTTCAAGACATGTGTTTGCATACCAGATGTTGATTAATTTTTTGTATAATCTCAAATGCTCGGTTTAGCTTATATCTTTTTAATATGTACAATATAGGCAATCGAAAACTTGAACCTGTTAATGCTTCTTCCAGTCTGTTGGAGTTTTATGTTCTTTACCACATCGTAAAGTTGACAGCCGTTTTATAACAGTGTCAAAAGGtatttctattttatatttCCAACAAGGCAACCCCGGAAATAGAGCTTTATTGCTTTTTGTAAAGCCATGTTTCCCTTATTCATTGGAGCGGATCGTAGTGACCAAAGTGGGAAATATCGTATTTAAGTCAAATGTCAAATATCcccttcttgttattttccttgcAATGCAAATTCAAAATTGCAGCACGCGTAGAGTAGGTTCATACAGCTGTGTTACACTGCCTTTTATCATTGATCTATTATGAAGTGATCGCATTTAGGATATCAATatagctacattttgtaaacacgTAAGAAGTGCTATTTCTAAAGACTTTTACTTCCCAATCCTGTGTTAATTTCATGCCTAATGTTACAATCAGCTGCTAGTTTCAATTATTTTCCGTATATTATTTGATTATGTAGGGCATCCATGAAAAACGAAGTGttcaagaaaaaaactttattattgtccaaaaaaaaaaaaacaaattttccttCTCCTCCAGGTGGCCAACAGCTTTATTGATTGACAACGTCACCTCCATACCTCGAAACTGTGCAAGCTCATCACAAACGATACCAGGGGGCTTTTACACACATCACTTCCTGAAAAATTAGTAAGAAAATCCGTATTGACCACCGTGCTTTTATTTTGCTGCCCTACACCAGCTTTGCTCGTCACGGTTTCCTTTTCCCAAATTGCTTGACAGACTAGAGAGGAAATCGTTGACGAGTCGGGACCCAGAAGGTGAAATCCGACAACCATTCACTTCAGAACTGTCTTTCAAATTTGACGAATGGCGTGGAGACTTCAAAGCTTTGGCCTTCCTAAAGAAAACGGCAGCGGGAATTCGTTTAATAATATGAGTTATGAATTGCATGACTTTCTGCCCGATAATGACTACCTAAAACAAACGGAACCGGTGGTTGCCCTGTTTGTGTTGTTCTATGTCTTCAACTTCTGCCTTTGCATCGTCGGCAACACCATGGTCTGCTACgtcatcttgaaaatcccgcgcATGCAGACGGTCACAAACTTCTTTCTTCTAAACTTGGCTGTAAGTGACCTTCTTGTGGCAGTATTCTGCATGCCATTCACGCTGGTGGATAACATCATAAGAGGTAAGACGAATCACATTCTTTAAATATAGCGAATATATATATGAAACAACATTGCGATAAATATGTATAGGCATATGGACatagatttccaaaatgttcttATATATCAATGTTGGATATGTTATTTTCACAGGATTTCCTTTGTTGAATTAAGCTGAATTCTGTTTTCTAAAACGCACCAATGGCATTACAAACTAATCTAACGATTCATTCATGTGGTGATAGCTTGAAATTTAAAGAACATCACaacaatgaaatatatttgtGGCGTGGGCATTTTGTAGATCTGACTTATCACAAGTTGTTTGGCATGCCATTACCTAATAATGTATCTTGTTGCCTTTGATATTGAAGCTTTACCAAATCGGCCAAAAACATATTGTAACATTTAAAGCTCTAGAATTTTAAAATAAAGATTTAGAAATTACATTTACTATATGGTAGTACATTATTTTGCGACATCAGACTTGATACAGGTGATTCTAAGATCAATgcaatatgaagaaaaatagtaCATGCAATTAGGAAgtactaaaatacatgttacaCGCTAATAATGGCTTAATCGATTCCTTAGCATCTaccaacaattgtacaaggtcaAATCACTGAATAATGACTTGAACAATGACTTGTGCTGTTTCGAACATAGTTCACCTATTAGGAAAATATATCTAATAAAGGGAAATGTATTTCAAGATATGTAATACATTTAAAGTTGAAGTTTTAAAGATATATATTATACTGCAATGTATATGCACAGTTCAAAGATTTCTAAATGCCTTCTAGGTTGGCCATTTGGCGATGTCATGTGTAAACTGACGCCTGCTGTCCAGGTGGTCTCCGTTGCCGCTTCAGTCTTCACACTGGTTGCTATTGCAGTCGACAGGTGAGGTTTCatctaacatttttttcaattcaatttttttgtttccaagTCTTACTTCATATGTGAATGGAGAGAGAGAACAGGTTCATGACATTGAAAAAGCCATGGAGCAAAGACAGAACAATTGATCGTCTAATATAAACATGTTAACTTAAAGGAACAGTTTACTTAAATTATACATGTTTTAAACAAAGAGATGAGCAAACataatttaaacaaaaaaaataatcaatatCCTAGTGTAGCCGTTATGCCAGGCACAGATCACATCTACATCGCataacaaaacaatatctcATAACTATCGTACGTATCTCTGCATGCCGCTACAGTATATAACCTTGAGCTGCTCTTAGGAGAATTTAAATCTGGCTATTTTGCAAACATACGTATGTTGCATTGCCCCGGTTTAAATCGATTCAGACTAGAGAAATGAGGTACAAGCGAGAATTGGGTGTTGGCCTTGAACGGTAATATATTCCTCGTTTCCCGTGCACAGCTTGGGCATGTTTCAGCAAATCAAGTTACCGCTTGACTTGCTAAATAGGTTAATAGTTACGACGATATGGAATCggcatttttttgaaaattaagAACAAAGATCAATTTTCTAAGCGCTGCTAAGATCATCAAGATTTAAGGTTAGTGGACACACAACAGATATTTAAGATAAAATCTGACAGCTATTTAACCCCACATGTGCACCTGTATCATTCTAGCACAAATTGTTTTGTCCAGACAATGAGTAGTCTTacatatgtaccatttttataacTTAGGATCTTTCACATGTTAACGATATGTAAAGAATAAAATCATTTGCCTAAAGAAGTGCCTTTGCCTCAGGTCGAAGTTTCAATGTTTTTCATATCAAAGTTTTATTGCatatcatttttgttgtttaataATTCACAGGTTCTACTCAGTCGTGCATCCTACCGAGCCCAAAATCACCATTCGTGGAGTGCAGAAGATTGTCATAGCGGTGTGGTTACTGGCCCTATTCATCATGGTGCCTCAAGTACTCCTCATTGAAGATAAGACGATGACATTCAACTTCTTCAAAGAGACACTCTCGTTGCACATCTGCGCTGAGACCTCTCAGTTATGGAGAAAGGTGTATACGGTTTTGCTCTTCGCTACGTGCTATCTAATTCCTTTGGCCGTTATCGTGCTTTTGTACATAAGAATTGGGCTGAAAGTGTGGGAGAAGCCCATTCCTGGAGGTCAACATGCTCCAACACAGGTCAAACAGGCATCCTGGAAACGTAAAGTCAAGGTGGTGAAAATGTTACTAGCCGTGGTTGTGCTTTTTGCGTTTTCGTGGTTGCCATTACATACCCTGTCTTTGCTTTCAGATCACGGTTTCCTTACACTCGATCAAAGAGACACAATCAATGTGTACATATACCCTATAGCTCACTGGTTATCTTACTTCAACAGTTCTGTGAACCCTATCATATATGGGTATTACAACGAAAACTTTCGCAACGCGTACAAATCCATGATGTGTGATTCAAGTAGCGCTTTTCTTCACACTCCTTACACTAGGACAAGCTCTCGGTCTCCGGCCTTATCTAATAGAAATCAGTCCTCACCACGGGGTAGGAGAAGTGAAAATGTACAAGATATCCAACTTGAAGTCATCGTGACACATTTGGTTGTTGATAACCACTTAGCGCCCCCTCAGTAAAGCATTCTTGCAAATATTTATGCGAGTGCATTTATAGTAAACACAGTACATTGTCTGAAATTAGAGCTAGTTAaaacatgaatacatgtatattgctcaGTTTCAGAGCTAATAGTTGCttacatattatatattttatTGTGTATGTAGCATTTAACTAATGAACCTTAAAGCATAGATTGGACATGAAACACATCGCTGATGAATGCTTACGTGCAAAGCTGACATGTTCTATCGATGTTTTGTTTCCTTACAAATATAAATTGTATTTGAGCTTTTGTACTAGAAGAAGCACATAATAGTACTGTTTCTCCAGCTAACAAAGTTCCAAATGTCATGAAATAACGTTGCATGTTTAGGAAATGTACTGCGCTAGAAGACAATGTAATAGTGGTAAACAAATGTAACGAATGCTCCTTGTTTCGCATCAACAGTGTTGAATTCAAATAAGCGGTGAGTCATAGTAGCTTGCATAAGTCATCTCCGTGGTACACAGTAAATATTGTGAAATACACATTCATCAAAATCTAAAGGGGGTGATATTTCtcaagatatacatgtaatttgagcATAAAAAATAAATGCATGCTTATGTGGAAAACTCCAAATGTCAGCCTTGAACTTCATTATGTTATTTTCAATATCAATATTCTGTATCTAACCAATGCGTACAGAGAACTATTCATGGCAGTTCCAAGTCTGTTCTACTATATATATAGGGGTTTAAATGACGAGACAACTGTCTAAACTATATGTGTATTCTCTGCCCTTTAAAACTACATTTTCTACACAAAACAGTTCTCCCACTTGAAAGTTACAGTACTTACGTAGACTAAACTGTGTATTATAGCTTCCAATCTGTAACGTAATATTTACTTGTACTTAGacttgatttttaacctccaaattacaaaatcacGCACCaagtttaattttcttttcaagatgATTTATATTTAGGCTTAATCTTGTTTTACCATAACATTTTGAGTTAATTATGTGTATTCTTTGAGAATCCAAAATTATAAATATGTGTTGGCACCAATATATTACCTAAACTGCTTTGGTTTCCTATGTATTGCCTTGTctgcaattgaaaaaaaaatcttaatctGATTGATAATTTTTAGTAAGAACATTGAGATGCAGACACAACATTTCTTGGTTGTTTTTATACGTTTCCACCCATGTATACCTTAAAACCTTAAAACATGAAAAAGATCTGCGACTATAACTCCACCAGATTCAGCATCCTGTCTCACGTAAAACTGCGAAAAAGGCCGATAAACGTAACTCGGAGACTAGTTGAAGATAATGAGAAAGAAGTTACATGGGGATTATCCCATAAGCTACTTTATGTACTGTGTCATTGCAAGCTCATGTGTTTTACATAGGGATCAATTGTCCATGGTATATTTTGTAACCTTTGCTTCAATGCAATAATTGACGTGGATCATTAAAGAGGTTACTGACTATTATTACTACGTATACATATTGGATGTGCATTCATGTTGCACAGAAAACGCATTGGACTCTAATGGTGTAGATAAACATTCATCCTGTTAAGTTCAGTTGACAAGTAATAGACCCTAAAAATGGCCCATATGGAAACCATATTAGTGATCATAGATCAATTTGCATTTCTCTGAACTTACTTCGAAAACTACGAAGAGTACTAAGTTTCGCAATTCAAATTGGACAGGCACAAGGATACAGTAGACGTGCGCACCATCGCGAAGAGTAGACATATGCCCGGTCATATTCcggtagcgtgcgtagtccagtggttagcggccttgTCTCTGGAACTAGacgtcgtgagttcgattccggctatGGCACTcatcacctgacatgcacgctaccggagagggttgcagtccttaggatgggactTTAAGCCGTGGTCAAGTTCATTGTGCTTTTCGATAAGAGCTATGGGAATTTTCCCgatacaatgaacctgtaaatattgtacataggGTCTGCCCTCTAAGTCataaaagcagtggaagactagTTCTTCGGTGAGCTAAAGCTGGATCGACATCACTTTCCTTTCACTTTTTCTTCGATCTAGGTTGAGCGTGTTTTTCAAACACAGGCTATAAGAATTCAAGTTTTCCGACGGCTGAGCAGACAAGTCACGTGTCCCCCTACCCTGATCGATGCTTATCCCTCTGACCCCatttaccctctgacctttcccccatctcccatgtaggtcattcgtGGCTTCTCCTTCCTGAGTACGGTCATATTTCCCACCCAACCCAACCCTCACATATCTGACTTCAAGACGCTCATGTTGTTAATTATACTGTATGGTCTGTTTCTGCTATAGCTTTTGAGCTCAGTTGTAACTTAACCTAGTCTCTAAGAAATCTTGAGAGAGATCAAACCCTTACGCTATTGTTTGTGCTCACAGAGTAACCGCTTGTGGGATTCAGAAGATGTGTGTGTGGAAGTTGAGCCCCTGTGTGGCGCATACTGGCCTCTTGTACGTTCTGTTATGAATTGAAGTTTAATATGCAAGTATGCAACTTAGACCTACTGACATGAGTGTTGTTCCTCCCAGTGTTGTTTATGCTGTTGTGTAAGCGTCATTGTGGGATATCTCCCTCTTGGCTGATGTTTAAGTATCTGCGTACTTATTTATAGCCAATGTCGTTGATTTTGCAACATTCTTATGGCAATGTGTTGCCTTATGTTAACGATAAGCTTTCCGATGACTTACTGTAACTTCAGAGGTAGATGCAAGTCAGGATACGTTGAACATCCGCTGGACAGAGCCTCGGTTTAACCGTCCAGTTCGATATTGACTAAAACAATGTGGCAACCAGGATAAACGGTCGCCAGCTTGTAGCAAGACATGCTTGGAGTCGTAGATATGAGAACAACAATGTGTAAACAGAAGTTGTTA encodes the following:
- the LOC118411766 gene encoding neuropeptide FF receptor 2-like, which translates into the protein MAWRLQSFGLPKENGSGNSFNNMSYELHDFLPDNDYLKQTEPVVALFVLFYVFNFCLCIVGNTMVCYVILKIPRMQTVTNFFLLNLAVSDLLVAVFCMPFTLVDNIIRGWPFGDVMCKLTPAVQVVSVAASVFTLVAIAVDRFYSVVHPTEPKITIRGVQKIVIAVWLLALFIMVPQVLLIEDKTMTFNFFKETLSLHICAETSQLWRKVYTVLLFATCYLIPLAVIVLLYIRIGLKVWEKPIPGGQHAPTQVKQASWKRKVKVVKMLLAVVVLFAFSWLPLHTLSLLSDHGFLTLDQRDTINVYIYPIAHWLSYFNSSVNPIIYGYYNENFRNAYKSMMCDSSSAFLHTPYTRTSSRSPALSNRNQSSPRGRRSENVQDIQLEVIVTHLVVDNHLAPPQ